One Chaetodon trifascialis isolate fChaTrf1 chromosome 21, fChaTrf1.hap1, whole genome shotgun sequence genomic window carries:
- the acsf2 gene encoding medium-chain acyl-CoA ligase ACSF2, mitochondrial has protein sequence MIPKIALSVRSFRSHCVLSRVGKVLQRPGTRHPGLPAASRGIHVDSPPVIPTLTTSFAHGTSSSTLLHYTVGESLQRSVERFPDKEALVFVEDGVRKTFAEFQRDVDQAAAGLLALGLTKGDRLGMWGPNIYEWVLFQFATARAGIILVSVNPAYQLQEVEYALKKVGCKAVVCPTQFKSQQYCEMLKQICPEIDSSSPGDIRSARLPDLRTVIALDSRQPGMFHLEDVMQAGSSQYVQQLQDLQKKLSCDDPINIQFTSGTTGSPKGATLSHFNIVNNAFFIGKRVGYTWKPHSCICLPVPMYHCFGSVGGGMCMAVHGISLVFPSAAYSGKAIPAALESERCSHVYGTPTMYVDMVSQPNLEKHDLSSVETAVIAGAPCPPELVKRVISGMGIKGITIGYGTTENSPVTFCGHPADNMERKSETVGFILDHLQAKVVDPVTGQILPLGEIGEVMIRGYCVMLEYWEDRAKTEECISKDGWYKTGDIGSLDGYSYLRIEGRIKDMIIRGGENIYPAEIEQFLHTHPKVKEAQVVGVKDFRMGEEICACIKLVDGQECTVEEIKDYCKGKMAHFKVPRYVLFVTSYPLTITGKIQKFKLCQEAEEQLDLDKGK, from the exons ATGATCCCCAAGATTGCGCTGAGCGTCCGGTCTTTTCGGAGCCACTGCGTTTTGTCCAGAGTTGGAAAGGTCCTGCAGAGACCAGGGACACGTCATCCAGGGTTACCTGCAGCAAGTCG TGGCATCCATGTGGACTCTCCGCCCGTCATCCCGACTCTCACTACCAGCTTTGCCCACGGCACGTCTTCCTCCACCTTGCTCCATTATACAGTTGGAGAGAGCCTGCAGAGGAGCGTGGAGCGCTTCCCTGACAAAGAGGCCTTGGTCTTTGTAGAAGACGGAGTTCGCAAGACCTTTGCAGAGTTTCAGCGGGat GTGGATCAAGCTGCAGCCGGACTGCTGGCCCTCGGACTGACGAAGGGAGACCGGCTCGGCATGTGGGGACCCAACATTTATGAATGGGTCCTGTTCCAGTTCGCCACAGCCAGAGCGGGCATCATACTG GTGTCTGTGAATCCAGCGTACCAACTGCAGGAGGTGGAGTATGCGCTGAAGAAG GTGGGATGTAAGGCTGTGGTTTGTCCTACGCAGTTCAAGAGCCAGCAGTACTGTGAAATGCTCAAACAGATATGTCCAGAGATCGACTCGTCCAGCCCAGGGGACATCAGGAGCGCCAG GCTCCCAGACCTCCGCACTGTGATTGCTCTGGATAGCCGACAACCAGGAATGTTCCATCTGGAGGACGTGATGCAGGCGGGCAGCAGCCAGTAcgtacagcagctgcaggatcTGCAGAAGAAGCTCTCCTGCGACGACCCCATAAACATCCAGTTCACTTCG GGCACAACCGGGTCTCCAAAGGGCGCCACCTTGTCTCATTTCAACATCGTCAACAATGCTTTCTTTATTGGCAAAAGAGTGGGATACACCTGGAAG cctcacagttGCATCTGTCTGCCCGTGCCCATGTACCACTGCTTCGGCTCGGTGGGCGGCGGGATGTGCATGGCCGTGCACGGCATCTCTCTGGTCTTTCCCTCTGCGGCCTACAGCGGAAAGGCCATCCCAGCAGCTCTGGAGAGTGAAAG GTGCAGCCACGTCTACGGCACCCCCACCATGTACGTTGACATGGTCAGCCAGCCCAACTTGGAGAAACATGACTTGTCATCAGTGGAGACCG CCGTCATCGCTGGTGCTCCTTGTCCTCCAGAGCTCGTGAAGAGGGTCATCTCTGGGATGGGCATCAAGGGAATAACA ATTGGATACGGAACCACGGAGAACAGCCCTGTGACGTTCTGCGGCCACCCGGCAGACAACATGGAGAGGAAGTCGGAGACGGTGGGCTTCATCTTGGACCACTTACAG GCTAAAGTAGTGGACCCAGTGACAGGACAGATCCTCCCTCTGGGGGAGATAGGGGAGGTAATGATCCGAGGCTACTGCGTGATGTTGGAGTATTGGGAGGATCGAGCCAAAACAGAGGAGTGCATCTCCAAAGACGGCTGGTACAAAACTGG GGACATCGGCAGCCTGGACGGTTACAGCTACCTCCGGATCGAAGGCAGGATCAAAGACATGatcatcagaggaggagagaacatTTATCCGGCGGAGATCGAACAGTTCCTGCACACTCACCCCAAAGTCAAGGAGGCGCAG GTGGTCGGAGTGAAGGATTTCCGGATGGGTGAAGAGATCTGCGCCTGCATCAAGCTGGTCGACGGGCAGGAGTGCACCGTGGAGGAAATCAAAGATTACTGCAAGGGCAAG ATGGCTCACTTCAAGGTTCCTCGCTACGTACTTTTTGTCACCAGCTACCCGCTCACTATTACTGGAAAG aTCCAGAAGTTCAAACTCTGCcaggaggctgaggagcagctggacCTGGACAAGGGAAAATGA
- the chad gene encoding chondroadherin — protein MRCVSWLLLGTCLLVLGPAVRGAPGHCPSLCHCHGDLQHVICDNVGLKKIPRVSEVTRLLNLQRNSLGSIPTGAFAESKGLISLHMQHCQLREIGSQAFKGLKKLIYLYLSNNEINSIKPGAFEDLTELTYLYLDGNQISDLAKGIFSPMINLFILQLNDNKLRELRPGTFAGAKDLRWLHMSGNELTTLQPGSLDDVENLAILHLDRNKMSTYPSAAMSKLRVVEELTLGRNPMRSIPENAFQSFGRYMEKLYLDNMGLEKFSDGAFTGVTAVKSLHLDNNKLKTLPKGFEFGTITNITLSNNPWSCTCQLAPLRRWMDSSRNRPDAVCASPPQQKGKQIRDSTAFSGCRVKAKRAKKGTRH, from the exons ATGCGTTGCGTGAGCTGGTTGTTGCTGGGGACCTGCCTCCTGGTCCTGGGCCCCGCGGTGCGGGGAGCCCCGGGCCACTGCCCCAGCCTGTGCCACTGCCACGGTGACCTTCAGCACGTCATCTGCGACAACGTCGGGCTGAAGAAGATCCCTCGGGTGTCGGAGGTCACCCGCCTGCTGAACCTGCAGAGGAACAGCCTGGGCAGCATCCCCACGGGGGCCTTCGCCGAGAGCAAGGGACTCATCTCTCTGCACATGCAGCACTGTCAGCTCCGAGAGATCGGATCCCAGGCCTTCAAGGGGCTGAAGAAGCTCATCTACCTCTACCTGTCCAACAACGAGATCAACAGCATCAAGCCCGGCGCCTTCGAGGACCTGACCGAGCTCACCTACCTCTATCTAGACGGGAACCAGATCAGCGACTTGGCCAAAGGCATCTTCTCCCCCATGATCAACCTCTTCATCCTGCAGCTCAACGACAACAAGCTTCGGGAGCTGCGGCCGGGGACCTTCGCGGGAGCCAAAGACTTGCGCTGGCTGCACATGAGCGGGAACGAGCTGACCACCCTGCAGCCGGGCTCTCTGGACGATGTGGAGAACCTCGCCATCCTTCACCTGGACAGGAACAAGATGTCCACCTATCCCAGCGCGGCAATGAGCAAGCTGCGAGTGGTGGAGGAACTCACGCTGGGGAGGAACCCCATGAGGAGCATCCCGGAGAACGCCTTCCAGAGCTTTGGCCGCTACATGGAGAAACTTTACCTGGACAACATGGGTCTGGAGAAG TTCTCTGACGGTGCGTTTACTGGTGTGACGGCAGTCAAGTCACTGCACCTGGACAACAACAAGCTGAAGACCCTTCCCAAAGGCTTCGAGTTCGGCACCATCACCAACATCACCCTCTCCAACAACCCCTGGAGCTGCACGTGCCAGCTAGCTCCACTGCGCAG GTGGATGGACTCCAGCCGCAATCGTCCGGACGCAGTGTGTGCTTCTCCACCTCAGCAGAAAGGCAAACAAATCAGAGACAGCACCGCCTTCAGTggctgcagagtgaaggcaaagagAGCCAAAAAGGGCACGCGTCACTGA